GGGCACACCGGTTGTGCTTTATTCTACGCCTACTACTACCAACTCACCGGAAAAGAAAAATACCTTGAAAAAGTACATGCGCTTATACTCAGCAGTATCGAAGCGATGTCATCCCATGCGTTGCTGCCTACTCATTGCAATGGCATTGCCGGCGTGGTATGGTGTATTCAACACCTCATGAACCAGGGTTTTGTGGATGGTGATATGGAAGAGATCTTCTCTGAAGTAGATGTATTACTGGGCAACCAGATGATCGAAGACCTGAATAATAAGCGATACGATTTCCTGCACGAAGGCTTAGGTATAGCATTATATTTTCTTGAAAAAGAAACGCCAGACCCATGGTTATCAGAAATAGCAATAGCATTAGCAAACACTGCCACAGATCTCCCAAACGGCATCACCTGGGAAGATCATTTTTCCAGACAAACCGTACCTTCTTTGCCTGATGAGCCTTGTTACAATTTGGGTATGGCCCATGGTATGCCTGCTATTGTTGGTATATTATCAAGGATAAGGGCAAAAGGTATTTATGCAGGTAACCTGGTAGAAAAGAGTCTGGACTGGCTACTATCAGTGAGTAATCCACCCGGTTCTCCCTCATTATATCCAACACTTGTAAACAACGCAGGAACTCCGCTTACTGCCAGCCATAGCCGTATGGGCTGGTGTTATGGTGATCTGCCGGTTGCCATGACGCTGCTGTATGGCGGATACACCAACCCCGCATACGAAATCCTGGCCCACAGTGTTCAAAACAGGGATGTTCAGAACGGCATCGTGCACGACACCTGCATCTGTCATGGGAGTGCGGGCATCGCCCATATCTTTAACAGAGCTTACCGTGAAACAGGGGAAAAACTCTTTCAG
This Chitinophaga sancti DNA region includes the following protein-coding sequences:
- a CDS encoding lanthionine synthetase C family protein, producing MYQKRVTHILKDICLQLDQLLKTDHQPGLLGGHTGCALFYAYYYQLTGKEKYLEKVHALILSSIEAMSSHALLPTHCNGIAGVVWCIQHLMNQGFVDGDMEEIFSEVDVLLGNQMIEDLNNKRYDFLHEGLGIALYFLEKETPDPWLSEIAIALANTATDLPNGITWEDHFSRQTVPSLPDEPCYNLGMAHGMPAIVGILSRIRAKGIYAGNLVEKSLDWLLSVSNPPGSPSLYPTLVNNAGTPLTASHSRMGWCYGDLPVAMTLLYGGYTNPAYEILAHSVQNRDVQNGIVHDTCICHGSAGIAHIFNRAYRETGEKLFQQGAEKWLQHTIDMYESPAGLGFYGDGKYEMKVGVLEGIAGVGLALIAALDKDTEPAWDRCILLS